The following are encoded in a window of Plasmodium cynomolgi strain B DNA, chromosome 4, whole genome shotgun sequence genomic DNA:
- a CDS encoding hypothetical protein (putative): MKHEIEKKFASRIFNSEELKVNKKICSFDNLLEMLKEGGVVSEEVLDFCIRLSLLSNKCQVIRTYVVYNYVGLVKILKKRRKRCWSDAEGLADREAAQEADREADQSESRAQLDHLTSAPNAVAKEVASIVATYSWCLSDELPQLITSVNIISDEFMQQLCNSPVTSEKYTCPICLCLIHDPVTLNSCFHSFCWNCLATAIQKYSIDNCPSCRTKIVYDRDSFKIDGILYFDDYLTVLNSIDKNEMEDMGRESDCCSDEYREGAFPQSDRTKLGPKGGAQDASYRLVSDVISYAFS; this comes from the exons ATGAAGCATGAAATTGAGAAGAAATTTGCATCGCGCATTTTCAACAGTGAAGAATTaaaagtgaataaaaaaatttgttcgtttgaTAATCTACTGGAGATGTTAAAGGAGGGGGGAGTGGTGTCTGAGGAGGTTCTGGATTTTTGCATCCGGTTGAGTTTGCTTTCGAACAAGTGCCAAGTTATTCGGACCTATGTGGTGTATAATTACGTGGGACTGGTGAAGATTCTCAAGAAGAGGCGGAAGCGCTGCTGGAGCGACGCAGAGGGGCTCGCTGATCGAGAAGCGGCTCAAGAAGCGGATCGAGAAGCGGATCAGTCGGAGAGCCGCGCCCAGCTGGACCACCTCACCTCCGCGCCAAACGCTGTGGCCAAGGAAGTGGCTAGCATTGTGGCCACGTACTCATGGTGTCTCTCCGATGAGCTGCCCCAACTCATAACTTCAGTAAATATCATCTCCGACGAGTTCATGCAGCAGCTGTGCAACTCCCCCGTGACGTCGGAGAAGTACACATGCCCAATCTGCCTATGCCTGATTCACGATCCCGTGACTTTAAATTCGTGCTTCCACTCCTTCTGCTGGAACTGCCTAGCGACTGCCATCCAAAAGTACTCGATCGATAACTGCCCCTCGTGTAGGACCAAAATTGTTTACGATCGGGATTCTTTCAAAATTGATGGCATTTTGT ATTTTGACGACTACCTGACCGTTTTGAATAGCATTGATAAGAATGAGATGGAGGACATGGGTCGGGAGAGTGACTGTTGTAGCGATGAATATCGCGAAGGTGCTTTTCCCCAGTCGGACAGGACAAAGCTGGGTCCCAAGGGGGGCGCACAGGACGCATCGTACCGCCTGGTCAGCGACGTCATTAGCTACGCCTTTAGCTAA